The following are encoded together in the Microbacterium hatanonis genome:
- the lexA gene encoding transcriptional repressor LexA, whose translation MPSGARDKPQTRRRKSLSEKQMAILEVIQRSISRHGYPPSMREIGDAVGLKSLSSVTHQLNQLELSGYLRRDPGKTRAMEVLIDLPGASAENPADSAPAVGDAALVPLVGRIAAGVPITADQQVDEIFPLPRQLVGKGDLFMLKVSGESMIDAAICDGDWVVVRSQQNAENGEIVAAMLDDEATVKTFRRRDGHTWLLPRNSAFEPILGDDAVVLGKVVAVLRAV comes from the coding sequence ATGCCGTCCGGCGCCCGGGACAAGCCGCAGACCCGCCGCCGCAAGAGCCTGAGCGAGAAGCAGATGGCGATCCTCGAAGTGATCCAGCGGTCGATCAGCCGTCACGGCTACCCGCCGAGCATGCGCGAGATCGGCGACGCGGTCGGGCTCAAGTCGCTCTCCAGCGTCACGCACCAGCTCAACCAGCTCGAGCTGAGCGGTTACCTGCGTCGCGACCCCGGCAAGACGCGTGCGATGGAGGTGCTGATCGACCTCCCCGGCGCGTCTGCGGAGAACCCCGCCGATAGTGCCCCCGCCGTGGGCGACGCCGCGCTCGTCCCCCTCGTCGGGCGTATCGCCGCCGGCGTGCCGATCACCGCCGATCAGCAGGTCGACGAGATCTTCCCCCTTCCCCGACAGCTCGTCGGCAAGGGCGACCTGTTCATGCTGAAGGTGTCGGGCGAGTCGATGATCGACGCCGCCATCTGCGACGGCGACTGGGTGGTCGTGCGTTCGCAGCAGAACGCTGAGAACGGCGAGATCGTCGCGGCGATGCTCGACGACGAGGCCACGGTCAAGACCTTCCGCCGGCGCGACGGCCACACCTGGCTGCTCCCCCGCAACAGCGCGTTCGAGCCGATCCTCGGCGACGACGCCGTCGTCCTCGGCAAGGTCGTGGCGGTGCTCCGAGCCGTCTGA
- a CDS encoding LysM peptidoglycan-binding domain-containing protein, producing MTSIGIAPVVPTTRLRLTARGRRVLTGLAAFPFVVAIAVAAISGGSALASRDAGAPAGAFTEVTVMAGESLWGIAQEVAPSADPRDVVDAIVRLNALDGVELSAGQRLSIPAEYSAAP from the coding sequence ATGACCAGCATCGGCATCGCCCCCGTCGTCCCGACCACGCGCCTTCGTCTGACTGCGCGCGGTCGCCGGGTGCTCACCGGTCTCGCCGCCTTCCCGTTCGTGGTGGCCATCGCGGTCGCGGCGATCAGCGGCGGTTCTGCTCTGGCGTCCCGCGATGCGGGTGCGCCGGCCGGTGCCTTCACCGAGGTCACGGTGATGGCGGGCGAGTCGCTCTGGGGGATCGCGCAGGAGGTCGCGCCGAGCGCCGATCCTCGCGACGTCGTCGACGCGATCGTGCGGCTGAACGCCCTCGACGGGGTGGAGCTCTCCGCGGGTCAGCGTCTCTCCATTCCGGCGGAGTACTCCGCGGCCCCCTGA
- a CDS encoding histidinol-phosphate transaminase, producing MTTRLDDLPLRDDLRGMKPYGAPQAALPVALNVNENTHPVPDDVAGDILDAVARALRDVNRYPDREFTALREAFADYLGEGLTREQIWAGNGSNEVLQHLLQAFAGPGRTAFSFDPTYSMYPLLTRGTGARWVSGVRSHDYTVSPASAAEQISEVRPDVTFLCAPNNPTGTPMSLDVIEAAYDATEGIVIVDEAYQEFAPHDAPSAVSLLPGRERLVVSRTMSKAFAFAGARVGYLAADPALIDALRLVRLPYHLSALTQAAATAALGHADTMLGMVDEIVSQRDRISATVEALGYQAHESWTNFVLFGGVADPAATWQALYDRGVLIRDIGIPHHLRVTAGTADETTAFLDALASIGSGS from the coding sequence GTGACCACGAGGCTCGATGACCTTCCGCTCCGCGACGATCTGCGCGGAATGAAACCGTACGGCGCGCCCCAGGCGGCGTTGCCGGTGGCGCTGAACGTGAACGAGAACACGCATCCGGTGCCCGACGACGTGGCCGGTGACATCCTCGACGCAGTGGCGCGGGCTCTGCGCGACGTGAATCGGTACCCCGACCGCGAATTCACCGCACTGCGCGAAGCGTTCGCCGACTATCTGGGCGAGGGGCTCACGCGTGAGCAGATCTGGGCCGGCAACGGATCGAACGAGGTGCTGCAGCACCTGCTCCAGGCGTTCGCGGGCCCGGGTCGCACCGCTTTCTCGTTCGACCCGACGTACTCGATGTACCCGCTGCTCACCCGGGGAACGGGCGCGCGATGGGTGTCGGGGGTGAGGTCCCACGACTACACCGTGTCGCCGGCCTCGGCGGCCGAGCAGATCTCGGAGGTGCGTCCCGACGTGACCTTCCTCTGCGCGCCAAACAACCCGACCGGCACTCCCATGTCGCTCGACGTGATCGAGGCCGCCTACGACGCGACCGAGGGGATCGTCATCGTCGACGAGGCGTACCAGGAATTCGCCCCCCACGACGCCCCGTCCGCGGTCAGTCTCCTCCCCGGTCGGGAGCGTCTCGTCGTCTCTCGCACCATGAGCAAGGCCTTCGCCTTCGCCGGGGCTCGGGTCGGATACCTGGCCGCCGATCCGGCGCTCATCGATGCCCTTCGCCTCGTTCGGCTGCCGTATCACCTGAGCGCGCTCACCCAGGCGGCGGCGACGGCGGCTCTGGGGCACGCCGACACGATGCTGGGCATGGTCGACGAGATCGTGTCGCAGCGCGACCGCATCTCCGCGACCGTGGAGGCGCTCGGGTACCAGGCGCACGAGTCGTGGACGAACTTCGTCCTCTTCGGCGGCGTCGCCGACCCCGCGGCGACCTGGCAGGCGCTGTACGACCGCGGAGTCCTGATCCGCGACATCGGCATCCCCCACCACCTGCGGGTCACAGCGGGGACGGCGGACGAGACGACCGCGTTCCTCGACGCACTGGCCTCGATAGGATCGGGCTCATGA
- the hisB gene encoding imidazoleglycerol-phosphate dehydratase HisB: MTGRTRTASIRRATSESSVELELNLDGSGKSSIDTSVPFFDHMLTAFAKHSLTDLTVRAAGDTHIDAHHTVEDVSIVLGTAIREALGDKAGISRYGDALVPLDEALAQAVVDISGRPYLVHLGEPDGFEQHLIGGHFTGSLVRHTFEAIAFNGGLTVHVRVLGGRDPHHIAEAEYKAFARAFRQAKALDPLIDGIPSTKGAL; the protein is encoded by the coding sequence ATGACCGGCCGCACCCGAACCGCCTCGATCCGCCGCGCGACCAGCGAGTCGAGCGTGGAGCTGGAGCTGAACCTCGACGGGTCGGGCAAGAGCTCGATCGACACGTCGGTTCCGTTCTTCGACCACATGCTGACGGCGTTCGCGAAGCACTCGCTGACCGATCTCACCGTCCGCGCCGCGGGCGACACGCACATCGACGCCCACCACACCGTCGAGGACGTATCGATCGTGCTCGGCACGGCGATCCGCGAGGCTCTGGGCGACAAGGCCGGCATCTCGCGCTACGGCGACGCCCTCGTGCCGCTCGACGAGGCCCTCGCCCAGGCGGTCGTCGACATCAGCGGACGCCCCTATCTCGTGCACCTCGGCGAACCCGACGGGTTCGAGCAGCACCTCATCGGAGGGCACTTCACCGGGTCGCTCGTGCGCCACACGTTCGAGGCGATCGCCTTCAACGGCGGTCTCACCGTGCACGTGCGCGTGCTCGGCGGCCGCGACCCGCACCACATCGCGGAGGCGGAGTACAAGGCGTTCGCGCGCGCATTCCGCCAGGCGAAGGCACTCGACCCGCTGATCGACGGCATCCCGAGCACGAAGGGCGCTCTGTGA